A genomic stretch from Bacillus sp. E(2018) includes:
- a CDS encoding metalloregulator ArsR/SmtB family transcription factor — translation MELDQLTECYKAMADKTRLNILALLRHEELCVCELVDILKMTQPSISQHLRKLKQAKLVKERRNSQWIFYSIDGEIYPFIKANLEALPDMSAKIEELKASGGKVCC, via the coding sequence ATGGAACTTGATCAGTTAACGGAATGTTATAAAGCAATGGCAGATAAAACACGATTGAATATATTAGCATTACTCCGCCACGAAGAGTTATGTGTATGTGAGTTAGTTGATATCTTAAAGATGACACAGCCTAGTATTTCACAACACTTAAGAAAATTGAAGCAAGCTAAACTCGTTAAAGAACGACGTAACAGCCAATGGATCTTCTACTCGATTGATGGAGAGATCTATCCATTCATTAAAGCAAATTTAGAAGCACTACCTGATATGTCAGCTAAGATTGAAGAGTTAAAAGCTTCAGGTGGAAAAGTTTGTTGCTAA
- the arsC gene encoding arsenate reductase (thioredoxin), with the protein MAKPIIYFLCTGNSCRSQMAEGFGHHYLGDKYEVYSAGIEAHGVNPNAIKAMNEVNIDITNQTSDVIDKDILEKADLVVTLCGHANDVCPATPPHKTREHWGFDDPAGKEWSEFQRVRDEIAARIKRFAETGE; encoded by the coding sequence ATGGCTAAACCAATCATCTATTTCCTTTGCACAGGTAATTCTTGCCGTTCTCAGATGGCTGAAGGATTTGGACACCACTACCTTGGTGATAAATATGAAGTATACTCAGCTGGCATCGAAGCACATGGAGTGAATCCAAACGCGATCAAAGCGATGAACGAAGTGAATATTGATATCACGAACCAAACATCAGATGTGATCGACAAAGACATTCTAGAAAAAGCAGACTTAGTTGTAACGTTATGTGGTCATGCAAACGATGTATGTCCTGCAACACCACCTCACAAAACACGTGAACATTGGGGATTCGATGATCCAGCAGGAAAAGAGTGGAGTGAATTCCAACGCGTTCGTGACGAGATCGCAGCACGTATCAAGCGCTTTGCTGAAACAGGAGAATAA